The following DNA comes from Bacillota bacterium.
AAGCAGCTTTCCGAGATCGAGCGGGTTTTCCGCGACTTGAAGCACCTCGTGGACATCCGCCCGGTATATCACCGGCTGCCCGACCGCATAAGGGCGCACGTTCTCCTCTGCTGGCTAGCCATGCTGTTGATCCGGGTAGCCGAGGACGAGACCGGTAAGACATGGCGGCAGATGAAGAAGAGCCTTGCGACTCTTAAGATAGGCATCCACCGGGCTTCATCAGGCGAGGTCTGGCAGACAAATCCACTCCAGGCGGAGGTAAAGGGCCTCTTGGAAAAGCTGAAACTAAAGCTCCCACCCAGGTTCTATGCTATGAAACCTGCCAAGAAGGAGATGTAGTAACAATCATTTTTCAAGGTGCAATGGCCGCGAAGTTTTATGGCAGAAGGGTCTCCGCGCCTTTTTTGTGACTCGTTACTGTACAACGGCAGATTGGTTCTAATTAACACCCTCGGTCGCCGGTCTAACTCTGATAAGTGAGAGCAATAATTGGCGGGAAGAATCTACCGAACCTACCGCCACGGTTTCAACCCTAGAAATAGCACCTTCTGCAGGGCTTCTTCTCTCACCTTGTTGAAATAACGCTCTGCTTCCGCCTGACGATAAAGACGCTCGGCATGATTGGGGTCTTCCTTCCTGGCGAGTCTCTCGATCTGTACCCTGATTATCAGGTTTCTGATCACGAGCTCCATAATATAGCCCCCCTCGACACCTGGATTATAACCGGCTATAATATAAATGTCAGTTAGATAATAACACGACAAAATCTAACCTGTCAAGTGACTTTAATAGGTTATATAGTTAAGAGGAGATTAGGATTATGGACGATTCGACCACCTGGGCTGGCAACCTTGACTTGTTGGGAGGCAGGCTTTGCCTGGATTTCGCAAATACCGTGGACTGGCATGCAAGCGACCATCCTAGAGAATGGTTGACCAGCTATTCTGACCTTGTAGCGTGGAGCCGCCACGCTGGTATATTGACAGAGGCGCAAGCCCAGGATCTCAATCATGCAGCTACACGCCAACCAGAAGAGGCTGCCTCAGTCCTGGAGAGGGCGATTAGCCTAAGGGAAGCGCTCTACCGGATATTCTCAGCTATTGCCTCGAAAAGGGAGGTGAATGTTGAGGATATTGCCATCGTGAATACCATTCTTAACAAAGCCTTAGTTCACTTGCAGGTCGTTTCTTTAGGTAACAGCTTTACCCTGGGGTGGAACGGCGAAGGGGAATTAGACCGGATGCTCTGGCCTGTTGTATGGTCAGCCGCCGAGCTCCTGACATCAGGAGATCTCAATCGGGTGCGAGAATGTGCAGGAGACGGTTGTGGGTGGCTTTTTCTCGACACAAGCAAGAACAGGACCCGGAAATGGTGCTCGATGGAGGATTGCGGAAACCGGGCTAAGGCAAGAAGGCACTACAGGAAAACGCAGGGGCATCGTCTTGGAAACTCTCAGCGTACCCATTTGGGTACTTGATTTGTACAACCTGATGAAGATAAGAACTATCGCAAGCAGGCTCAAAATATCTCCATGTCGCGGCAGCGGCTCATAGAGGACAGGTTCGCAAAGGATCATCTGTGCCATACATTACTCCATCCGGTAGGGGTTGCTGCTATCCTGGCGCAATTTGGCTATCCTGTGGACTTGCTTATTACAGCGCTGGTTCATGACGTCATGGAAGGTCTAAACCTGCAAGGCTATGTCGCCGCCATCGAGCATTATCTTCCGACGGACGCATTGGGGGAAAGCATAGCTTTGGCCTTTCTATGGCTGTGTCGGTGATGAATGTCAGGCGCGTGAGGATGGCAGTGTTCGATGGCTTCATGGGTATGTAGATGCGAGTGATAATCATTTGGTGGGATTTCCCCGCTAATATGATAATGGATGTGATGTTCGTCATCGTGACGGTGGCGGTGCTCATGTTGCAAAAATGGGTGCTTATGGATATGGCTATGCCCTTCACCGAGAAGAAGCATCGCCCCGACAATCATCATCGGTGCTGAAACAGCAAATAACGCGCCGGGAGATTCACGGAAAAGCAGGAAGGAAAGAACCGCCCCGACAAATGGCGCAGTGCCGAAAAGGGTACTTGTTCGCGCAGCGCCAAGGTTACGCATGGCAAGAATAAATAGAACGATGCTTGCCCCATAGCTCACGCTGCCCAGGAGCATGGCCTTGAAAACAGTTAGCATGCCGGGAAAAGGATTATGTAGGACGAATGCCAGGACCAGGGAAAAGGCACCGGCTCCCAAACCCTTGATCATGGTTATGGTGAGTGGATCCTTCCCGGAGATGTTACGAGTGAAATTGTTGTCAATTCCCCATAGAAGGCACGCGCAGAGCACTCCTACGGCACCGAGTGAAAGCCCCCATTGGCCGCCTATATTCAATGATAATAGAGCGCTTGCTCCTGTTATCGTGCCGATGGCAAGCCAGATACGCTTCCCTATGGCCTCTTTAAACGCTAGCCCGGCGACGAGGGCGGTGGCCACTCCTTCGAAATTGAGTAAGAGCGACGCGGTGGCAGCCGGGGTGTGGCGCAAGCTGAAGAATAGGATGATAGGGGCCGCGACGCCCCCGGTGAGTATTGATCCTGCCAGCCAGGGTAGATCATTTCGTCCTACTCGTGCTTCGTTGGATATGGAAAATAGATGGAAGCTCCTGATAAATAACAGGCCAAAACCGCTCCCCAAGTACAAAAAGGCTGCAAGCAGAATAGGCTCAATATTCCCTAATAGCAACTTGGCGAGAGGAGAGCTTACCCCGAACAATGCCGCGGCCAAGATAGCCAGGAACATGGGATATGCGAGCTGGCTCACCCGGATTCATCCTTTCGAGTATGAAGGCAGATGTCAGAGTATATTATAGCTATATTATAGCGCAAGAGCCCATGATATCGTACACCTCCACCGCCGAAACTGTGGCCCCGTCCCAACATGATCCCCGTATTCTGGGCAGATCCACTCGATCTCGCCTGTATCAGCGGCTCTCATAGCTCGGATATGTCCCGGGCAGGGTTTGCGCCCTGGTCGTGTCGACGACACCGGACATCGGTTTCTATGAGCTCCCCAGGAGGACACGTGAGCGTGGACACAATGATTCTACCGAGATAACAAGCTAATCTACCGGGTGGGCCAGGTGCTGGCATACCGTTATCGTCTAGAAAATGCCTCATATTCTGTTATCATCATAAATGTCTAACCCCTTCTATCCATAATCTATGCCGGTTGTATTACCTCCATCGTAAGCCCGTTATCGGGCTAAACTGCAGTAACTAATCGTCGTCTCACCACGAAAAATGCGGTCAATTCTCGACTAACCCATTTAGGATTTCGATTCGACCCGGGGATTTCCTTCATTTCTTTTGTCGCAAAAGATGGCGATTCCATATTCGGACCTTGCGCTGGATGGTCGAGGGTTATTCATATCTATGCCCCGAAGCGAATAATGGTCAATGGTCGGGGTTTAATGGATTTGAGTGGGTAAGATAGTTTGTGGCGAAGTTCTCTTCCAACCCATCAACCGCGCTTTGACGTCTGATTTGCTGGGTTCCCGCTTAGTTGAGAAGGAAGAGTTCGGAATGTGGCGAAAAAATAGAGGGGGGTCTGTTTGAGAGTTGACGATATGGTGATGGCTTTCCTGCATTGGTGGCGTCCAGGCATAAAGAAAAAGCTGGAAGGAGATAAAAGGAGGCAAAAATGGATGAGCGGTAAATCTAAAGCTCGTAAATCGTGGCAAGAAAAGTTAGCAGATAGCAAGGGACTGCCGAAGGTTGAAGAGATCACTGACAAGATGAGTAAGAGGTGGGGGACAGGTACAGTTGTCATTCCAGCCCCGATAGAAGTGGATGAGATCATGAGAAAGGTCCCTGAGGGCAAGGTGATTACAATAGATCAGATTCGTACAATACTCGCCCAAAAACATGGTGCTACAATGGCTTGCCCGCTGACCACCGGGATTTTTGCTTGGGTTGCGGCTCATGCAGCAGAGGAAATGGCAGCGGAAGGGAAGAAGGATATTACTCCCTACTGGCGGACATTAAAAGCAGGCGGGGTGGTAAATGAAAAATATCCCGGTGGCGTAGAAGCTCAAAGGAAGTTGTTGAAGCAGGAGGGACATACGATAATCCAAAAAGGCAAGAAATATGTCGTTGTGGACCTGGAAGATAGTATCTATGTCCCCATGGGATAGGTACCTGTCCGCAACTGCTATGCGAAGTTGCTCCCCAATCACGGCCGTTCGAGCTGGCGTCCGTTCCTAGAAGATGTCTCGCCTGGCTGGTGCGGGTGGGATTCAAGAAGCGGGCGGGGGCTCCGGCCAGGTAGGCTCCGGCCGGGCAGGGCGGGTAGATCGAAATTCAACAGAAAGCCTAAGACAGGAGGCGTTAAGGATGAAGGTTGCCGTATCCACATGGAGTTTGCGCGATCATGTGAACAAGGATTTTCTTCTTAAGGACTTTCCCGGCTTTGTGAAGGAACGTTACGGCGTGGACGCAGTCGAGCTCTGCCAGATGCACTTCCAGGCTCAGGATGCAAGATACCTGGATGAGATAGTTGACGGCCTGAGGAAAGCCGGTGCGATAGTAATAAACATGCCTGTAGACACGGGGAATATATCTCAGCCAGACGAGCGTAAGCGCAACCACGACCTGGAGGTTATGAAGGGATGGATGGATGTTGCGGCATATATCGGGTGCCCAAGCGTCAGGATTAATACTGGGAGCCAGGATGGGAGCCAGGGGTCCGGGGTCGTCGACCTCTCCATAACCATGAATTCGTATCGCAGGCTTGTAGAATACGGCGAGGAGATCGGGGTGATGGTGCTTCTCGAAAACCATGGCGGGATATCAGCGGATCCTGATAATATAGTTAGGTTGTTCGAGGGGGTCGGTCATAAGAACTTCAGGGCCTGTCCTGACTTCGGGAATTTTGCGCCCGAGGTGAGGTACCGGGGGCTCGAGGCAATGGCCAGGTATGCGGTCATGGCTCATGCCAAGACATATGACTTCGATGAGAAGGGCCGGGTGCCCCAGTTTGACTTTGCAAGGTGCATTTCCATCCTGAAGGGTGCGGGCTTTGATGGGTATCTTTCAGTTGAATTCGAAGGGAAGGGCGACCAGCTCGCAGGGGTGAGGCGAACCATAGAGCTCATCAAGGAGAATTGGGGGTAAATTGGGGGCGAAAGGGGGGCAGTAATCCGTGGCAAAAGAAGAAATCATAGGGGAAATGAAGGAGGTATTCGGGAACGATATAAGGCGGGTCGATCATGCGCTGAAAGTTTTGGGATATGCTGAGGACATAATGGCTGGGGAAGACGTGAGTGAAGATATGCATAATATTATAACCGATGCGGCCGTTCTCCATGACATAGGTATAAAGGAAGCTGAACGCAAGTACGGCTCATCGGCCGGGCCGTATCAAGAGAAAGAAGGTCCGCCTATAGCTAAAGCTATCATGGAAAAATTAAAGCGACCACCTGGTGTCATAGATCGTGTGTGTTACATTGTAGGCCATCACCATACTGCATCCAGGGTAGATGGCCTAGATTTCCAGATATTATGGGAGGCTGACCTATTAGTGAACATAAAGGGTGAAGGGCTGGATAGAGACAGAAAGAGTTTAAAGAGTATCGTTGAAAAGAATTTCAAAACGTCGACCGGAAAAGCCATAGCCTGTTCCCTGTTTAGCCTTTGAA
Coding sequences within:
- a CDS encoding DMT family transporter, translated to MFLAILAAALFGVSSPLAKLLLGNIEPILLAAFLYLGSGFGLLFIRSFHLFSISNEARVGRNDLPWLAGSILTGGVAAPIILFFSLRHTPAATASLLLNFEGVATALVAGLAFKEAIGKRIWLAIGTITGASALLSLNIGGQWGLSLGAVGVLCACLLWGIDNNFTRNISGKDPLTITMIKGLGAGAFSLVLAFVLHNPFPGMLTVFKAMLLGSVSYGASIVLFILAMRNLGAARTSTLFGTAPFVGAVLSFLLFRESPGALFAVSAPMMIVGAMLLLGEGHSHIHKHPFLQHEHRHRHDDEHHIHYHISGEIPPNDYHSHLHTHEAIEHCHPHAPDIHHRHSHRKAKAMLSPNASVGR
- a CDS encoding sugar phosphate isomerase/epimerase — encoded protein: MKVAVSTWSLRDHVNKDFLLKDFPGFVKERYGVDAVELCQMHFQAQDARYLDEIVDGLRKAGAIVINMPVDTGNISQPDERKRNHDLEVMKGWMDVAAYIGCPSVRINTGSQDGSQGSGVVDLSITMNSYRRLVEYGEEIGVMVLLENHGGISADPDNIVRLFEGVGHKNFRACPDFGNFAPEVRYRGLEAMARYAVMAHAKTYDFDEKGRVPQFDFARCISILKGAGFDGYLSVEFEGKGDQLAGVRRTIELIKENWG
- a CDS encoding phosphohydrolase, encoding MAKEEIIGEMKEVFGNDIRRVDHALKVLGYAEDIMAGEDVSEDMHNIITDAAVLHDIGIKEAERKYGSSAGPYQEKEGPPIAKAIMEKLKRPPGVIDRVCYIVGHHHTASRVDGLDFQILWEADLLVNIKGEGLDRDRKSLKSIVEKNFKTSTGKAIACSLFSL